The genomic segment TGAAAATATATAATAAATTTCGTTCGCCGCAAATTCTTTTCATGAACTTGGCAACACGCAGACCGAGATCTAAATTTTCAAGCGAACACGGCCCCGCAATAACTGCGAGGCTTCCATCGCCTATAAATCTATCATTGATAGAATATTTCTTAACGCTCAATTTTACGCCTTACTGTCAGAGCCGAATAATTTAATTTTTTCGCGCACTGTGTCCTTGATTGCCTCAAAGCCGGGAGCTAATAATTTTCTAGGATCGTAGCCCTTGCCCTCGTTATCTTTGCCGGCCTCGATATATTTTCTTGTTGCTGCTGCGAATGCTAATTGACATTCTGTATTAACGTTGATTTTGCAGACTCCGAGCGTGATTGCTTTCTTTATCATTTCGTCGGGAATTCCTGAACCGCCGTGAAGAACTAAAGGCATTTCACCCGTTTTTGCCTGAACAGCTGCCAGAGTCTCAAATGATAAACCTTTCCAGTTCGCCGGATATTTTCCGTGAATGTTTCCGATTCCTGCTGCTAACATGTCAACGCCTAAATCAGCAATTTTTTTGCACTCGTCGGGATCTGCACATTCGCCCATTCCGATAACTCCGTCTTCCTCGCCGCCGATTGCTCCGACTTCTGCCTCGATTGACATTCCCAGATTATGAGCTACGTGGGTTAACTCTTTAGTCTTCCAAATGTTTTCGTCAATGGGATAATGCGAGCCGTCGAACATAATAGACGTGAAACCGGCTTTAATGCACTTGTATGCGCCCTCGTAAGTTCCGTGATCTAAATGCGTGCAAACGGGTACAGTGATTCCCAGTGATTTGTCCATAGCTGCGACCATTGATTGAACGGTCAAGAAACCGCCCATATATTTTCCTGCGCCCTCAGAGACTCCGAGTATGACGGGAGCTTTTAACTCTTCTGCGACTTGTAAGACGGCCTTTGTCCACTCAAGATTATTGATGTTGAATTGACCGACTGCGTAATGACCTGCTTTTGCTGCTTGTAACATTTCTTTTGCGTTTACGAGCATAATTTAATTCTGCCTCCTGATTAAAAAATTTTTGTAATATCTGAATTATATAGCATTTTGCGATTTATTGATTGATGATATTGCGTGAAATTTTTTTATTTACGAACGGGAATAAAGCACTAACGCGGGCGAGAATATATTTATTACACCTTATATTTGCGCAAGATTTATTTATTATACATGCATGAATTTATTAATGCTCAGAAAATGGAGATGATTTTATAATGTATCATGATAAAGAAAAATTTCTTATACTTGGAATCTTCATAAATGGCTGTGAGGCTGTTAATGACATGATAACCCGCGAACCTGACGGAGTAGAATTTTTTGCGGCATGTGATAATGAAAACGTGCTGAATTCCTGCAAAGCTGCTAAAAAATTTCTCGTTAATAATATTATTCAAGACGACCGGCAATTTTTCAACGATAATTTTATTGAGGCTGATATAATTTTTATAGTATTAGGCTCAGGAGAAAGTAATAAAAATTTTGCGCTCAAGATAGCACGTTCTGCCAAATTAAACGGGATATTAACGCTTGTGATTCCTGTTAATGCTCAAGAAATAAATAATAATGACATTCAAGAATTCAAAAATTATTCTGACTCTGTGATATTACCGTTAATGAATAAATATGACGCTTCTATGATAGTTAAAAATATAATTTACTCGATAATTAAAGCAGGCTTCGTAAATATAGACTTTGCCGACGTTAAATATATTTTATACAATACGGGCACTGCATTTTACGGGAGTTTATGCGTATCGGGTCATGATAAAATTTCAACAGTCAGCAGCAAAACATTAAACATGTGCGAAAATATACGAGGCTCGCGAAATATTTTAATGAATTTCATAA from the Synergistaceae bacterium genome contains:
- the fba gene encoding class II fructose-1,6-bisphosphate aldolase, with translation MMLVNAKEMLQAAKAGHYAVGQFNINNLEWTKAVLQVAEELKAPVILGVSEGAGKYMGGFLTVQSMVAAMDKSLGITVPVCTHLDHGTYEGAYKCIKAGFTSIMFDGSHYPIDENIWKTKELTHVAHNLGMSIEAEVGAIGGEEDGVIGMGECADPDECKKIADLGVDMLAAGIGNIHGKYPANWKGLSFETLAAVQAKTGEMPLVLHGGSGIPDEMIKKAITLGVCKINVNTECQLAFAAATRKYIEAGKDNEGKGYDPRKLLAPGFEAIKDTVREKIKLFGSDSKA